The following proteins are encoded in a genomic region of Arachis stenosperma cultivar V10309 chromosome 4, arast.V10309.gnm1.PFL2, whole genome shotgun sequence:
- the LOC130974510 gene encoding uncharacterized protein LOC130974510 gives MPIRLPLPSFSNHVHVMMATAPPRIPVRFHRVAAAFDAEVARVRLCESSGSEHSPAETSKDLFDLVNSFMESSDKAREITEEEEQSVNGEEGVVEERTDCFDSEKREMLQDLFACGDGDDIERDLIRREVEAAVACGVVSKTNFPEFKRKLMSHLREKGFDAGLCKSKWEKNGRLIAGGYEYIDVNSLGKRYIVEVSLASEFEIARPTIQYSSLLQVFPLIFVGRVEELKQVVKLMCSAIKGSMKTRDLHVAPWRRNVYMEAKWFSSYKRTTNAVSTKNASSSSDSLFLERFIGFEPRPIIKAHNCRDYHADKTRLRIGHLTSTFE, from the exons ATGCCCATCCGCCTCCCTCTTCCATCATTCTCAAACCACGTCCACGTGATGATGGCCACGGCGCCGCCAAGGATTCCGGTGAGGTTTCACAGGGTGGCTGCGGCCTTTGATGCTGAAGTGGCACGGGTGAGGCTCTGCGAGAGCAGCGGCAGCGAGCATTCCCCGGCGGAGACTTCGAAAGATCTGTTTGATCTGGTGAACTCCTTCATGGAGAGCAGCGATAAGGCACGTGAAATAACGGAAGAAGAGGAACAGAGTGTTAATGGCGAGGAAGGAGTGGTTGAAGAAAGAACAGATTGCTTTGATTCCGAGAAGAGGGAAATGCTGCAAGATCTATTTGCCTGTGGCGATGGTGATGATATCGAAAGGGACTTGATTAGAAGAGAGGTTGAAGCTGCGGTTGCTTGTGGAGTTGTTTCGAAAACTAATTTTCCTGAATTCAAACGTAAATTGATGTCTCACTTGAGAGAGAAAGGTTTTGATGCTG GGCTTTGCAAATCGAAGTGGGAGAAAAATGGAAGATTAATAGCTGGTGGCTATGAGTACATTGATGTGAATTCCTTAGGAAAGCGATACATTGTTGAAGTCTCCCTGGCTTCAGAGTTCGAAATAGCGCGCCCTACAATTCAATATTCTTCATTGCTACAAGTTTTCCCACTCATATTTGTTGGCAGAGTGGAAGAACTGAAACAAGTTGTGAAGCTTATGTGCAGTGCCATAAAGGGATCCATGAAAACAAGGGACCTGCATGTTGCTCCATGGAGGAGAAACGTGTACATGGAAGCCAAGTGGTTTAGCTCTTACAAGAGAACAACTAATGCAGTTTCAACCAAAAatgcatcatcatcatcagattcTTTGTTTCTTGAAAGGTTCATTGGATTTGAACCTCGGCCTATTATAAAAGCGCACAATTGCAGGGATTATCATGCCGATAAAACTAGGTTGAGGATCGGCCATTTGACATCCACATTCGAATAG